A single genomic interval of Arachis duranensis cultivar V14167 chromosome 7, aradu.V14167.gnm2.J7QH, whole genome shotgun sequence harbors:
- the LOC107458565 gene encoding LOW QUALITY PROTEIN: serine/arginine-rich splicing factor SR45 (The sequence of the model RefSeq protein was modified relative to this genomic sequence to represent the inferred CDS: substituted 2 bases at 2 genomic stop codons), whose product MAKPGRGHRSPPSGSGSSSRSRSSSPSDSRSSSRSRSLSRSRSPSRSRSFSSSSSSPSRSSRSRSRSPPPQRRRSSPEAARRGRSPPPQSRRASPPPRXIFFLFPSILLYMILLHVXKISKNSSFHGPFFHLKEIFSNFGEVVSVELAMDRTVNLPKGYGYVQFKTRADAEQALLHMDGAQIDGNVVKARFTLPPRQKVSSPPKAAAVALKRDGPRTDNASADVEKDGTKRPRESPRRKPPPSPRRRSPVPRRVGSPRRPDSPIRRRADSPIRRRLDSPHRRGDTPPRRRPISPGRGRSPSPPRRLRSPARVSPRRLRGSPGRRRSPPPLRRRSPPRRARSPPRRSPISRRRSRSPIRRRSRSRSFSPRRGRPPVRRGRSSSYSDSPSPRKVSRRSKSRSRSPRRPLRGRGSSNSSSSSSPPPPRKP is encoded by the exons ATGGCGAAACCGGGGCGAGGCCATCGCTCTCCGCCCTCGGGCTCCGGCTCCTCCTCCCGCTCCCGTTCCTCTTCCCCTTCAGATTCTCGCTCTTCCTCCCGCTCTCGCTCCCTCTCTCGATCCCGTTCTCCTTCTCGCTCCAGAtccttctcttcctcctcctcctccccgTCTCGCTCCTCCCGAAGCCGAAGCCGAAGCCCTCCCCCTCAGCGCCGAAGAAG CTCCCCTGAAGCAGCCAGGCGAGGTCGATCTCCTCCTCCTCAGTCTAGAAGAGCTTCTCCTCCTCCAAGGTaaatcttcttcctttttccaaGTATACTGCTTTATATGATTCTACT TCATGTGTGAAAGATTTCTA AGAACTCATCATTTCACGGGCCTTTTTTCCATTTGAAAGAAATTTTCA GTAACTTTGGTGAGGTTGTAAGTGTGGAGTTGGCAATGGACCGAACT GTTAATCTTCCAAAAGGATATGGATATGTGCAGTTTAAGACAAGAGCAGATGCTGAACAAGCTTTATTGCACATGGATGGT GCCCAAATAGATGGGAATGTTGTTAAGGCAAGATTTACACTACCTCCTAGACAGAAAGTTTCTTCACCACCAAAAGCTGCTGCTGTTGCTCTGAAGAGAGATGGCCCTAGGACTGATAATGCTAGTGCAGATGTTGAAAAGGACGGGACAAAGCGGCCAAGAGAAT CTCCTCGGAGAAAACCTCCTCCCTCGCCACGAAGAAGATCTCCTGTGCCTCGAAGAGTTGGATCTCCAAGACGACCAGATTCTCCAATTCGCCGTCGTGCAGATTCTCCAATTCGCCGTCGATTAGACTCTCCTCATCGTCGTGGAGACACACCTCCTAGGAGGAGGCCTATATCCCCTGGGAGAGGCCGTTCTCCATCTCCACCTAGGCGTCTTAGATCCCCTGCAAG GGTCTCGCCAAGAAGGTTGCGGGGAAGTCCAGGTCGTAGACGTTCCCCTCCTCCTCTAAGGCGCCG TTCACCGCCTAGACGAGCTCGTAGTCCTCCTAGAAGGTCTCCAATAAGTCGTAGGCGCAGTCGCTCTCCAATACGTAGACGCTCACGCTCAAGATCATTCTCACCTCGAAG AGGTCGACCACCTGTAAGACGTGGGAGGTCTTCATCCTACTCTGACTCGCCAAGTCCACGGAAG GTATCCCGGAGATCGAAGAGTCGCAGTCGCAGCCCAAGAAG GCCTTTGAGAGGAAGAGGCAGTagcaacagcagcagcagcagttcACCACCCCCACCTCGCAAACCCTAG
- the LOC107458554 gene encoding uncharacterized protein LOC107458554, with product MFKRLQINIPFAEALEKMPLYAKFLKDLMTKKRSWRNDETVLLTEECSTIIQHKLPQKLKDPGSFQIPCIIGEITVEKALCDLRASINLMSLAMMRRMKIEEAKPTRMALQLADRSFKFSHEIVEDLLVKVGDFIFSTDFVVLDMEEEAKASIILGRPFLATAGAIIDVQKGELTLRLHDEKMVFNVFKAMSYP from the coding sequence ATGTTCAAAAGACTCCAAATCAATATCCCATTTGCTGAAGCACTagagaaaatgcccctctatgCCAAGTTTTTGAAGGATTTGATGACTAAGAAGAGAAGTTGGAGAAATGATGAAACTGTGCTATTAACTGAGGAGTGTAGCACCATCATCCAACACAAACTACCTCAAAAATTAAAGGACCCCGGAAGCTTCCAAATTCCTTGTATCATAGGAGAAATCACAGTGGAGAAGGCTTTATGTGATTTGAGAGCTAGCATAAATTTGATGTCCTTAGCAAtgatgagaagaatgaagattgaggaagccaaaccaacaagaatggcacttCAATTAGCAGACCGGTCATTCAAATTTTCTCATGAAATAGTAGAAGACTTGTTGGTAAAAGTGGGAGATTTCATCTTTTCgactgactttgtggtgttgGATATGGAGGAAGAAGCCAAAGCTTCAATCATTTTGGGAAGGCCATTTTTAGCAACTGCTGGAGCCATaattgatgtccaaaagggtgaacttACCCTTAGACTCCATGATGAGAAGATGGTGTTCAATGTGTTCAAGGCCATGAGCTACCCGTAG
- the LOC107458553 gene encoding uncharacterized protein LOC107458553 — translation MFPIFSQGARFGQLMLQVGMKFNTKQEFMEAVRDFTIQEGRQIKFRRNESYRVRAVFKWKNEEVKCPWVAYASKDHEETCWKLKTFNNEHVCPRMNKNRAANRKWLAQNLVRKLRKYPNLKRICGLDLNKSYLTRALTDARNAVYGDAATQYGRLRDYGETLLKSNPGSTVKIGVIPQVEGDPIFQRMYICLDGYKKGFKAGCRPLIGLDGAFLKTHFRGQILLAVGQDANNHIYPIA, via the coding sequence ATGTTTCCAATATTCTCACAAGGTGCTCGGTTTGGACAGTTGATGCTCCAAGTTGGAATGAAATTTAACACTAAACAAGAATTTATGGAAGCTGTGAGGGACTTTACCATTCAAGAGGGGAGACAAATCAAATTTAGAAGAAATGAAAGCTACAGGGTGAGGGCAGTTTTCAAGTGGAAGAATGAAGAAGTTAAATGTCCATGGGTTGCGTATGCATCTAAGGACCATGAGGAGACATGCTGGAAGTTAAAGACGTTCAATAATGAGCATGTATGTCCTAGGATGAACAAAAACAGGGCAGCAAATAGGAAGTGGCTTGCTCAGAACTTAGTCAGGAAGTTAAGGAAATACCCTAACTTGAAGAGGATATGTGGCCTGGATTTGAACAAGTCCTACTTGACTAGAGCTTTAACAGATGCAAGAAATGCAGTGTATGGTGATGCAGCCACACAGTATGGTAGACTTAGAGACTATGGTGAGACATTGCTTAAGAGCAATCCAGGGTCAACAGTTAAAATTGGAGTGATTCCACAGGTTGAAGGTGACCCAATATTTCAAAGAATGTATATTTGTCTGGATGGTTACAAAAAGGGATTCAAGGCTGGATGTCGACCATTGATTGGTTTAGATGGAGCTTTCTTAAAGACGCATTTCAGGGGACAAATACTTTTAGCTGTGGGACAGGATGCCAACAATCATATATATCCGATTGCTTGA